GAGCCGCGCGAGGACATCCTACTGGATCTGCCGCTCACGATTTCCGGCGATCGGGCCGGGTTCGAGGAAACGCTGGTGGACACCTTTGCCGAGCACCCCTGGGCGGGCCTGCCGGTGACGCTCACGCTGGAGGTGGACGACGCCCTTGGTCAGACAGGCCAGAGTGAGGCCGCGCAGATGGCGCTGCCGGGGCGGCGCTTCTTTGATCCGATGGCCGCCGCGCTGATCGAACAGCGCCGCGATTTGCTCTGGACGCGGGAAAACGCGCCGCGTGTGGTGCAGCTTCTCAAAGCCGTCACCTACAAGCCCGAGGGCCTCTTCGCGCGGGAGGCAGACTATCTGAAACTGCGCGTCATGATGCGCCGTCTGGAAACGGCCACGGAGGCTGGGCTCACTGTGGAAGAACGGGACGACTTCGCGCAGGTGCTGTGGGATCTGGCGGTGCAGATCGAGGATGGCGATCTGTCGGATGCGCTGGAGCGTCTGCGCCGGGCGCAGGATCGGCTCTCGCAGGCGATGCGCGACGGGGCCACCGATCAGGAGATTGCCGAGCTGATGCAGGAGCTGCGCGAGGCGATGCAGGATTACATGCGCCAGCTGGCCGAGCAGGCGCAGGAGGGCGGCGAACAGCAGCAGGCCGAGAACGGCCAATCGCAAGAGATCACCGGCGATCAGCTGCAGGACATGCTCGACCAGATTCAGGAACTGATGGAGCAGGGCCGCATGGCCGAGGCCCAGCAGCTTCTGGATCAGCTGCGCCAGATGATGGAGAATATGCAGGTCACCCAAGGCGGGCAGGGACAGCAGAGCCCCGGTCAGGAGGCCATGGAAGGGCTGGCCGACACGCTGCGCCAGCAGCAGGGGCTCTCGGATGAGGCCTTCCGCGATCTGCAGGAGCAATTCAACCCCAATGCGCAGGCCGGACAGAGCCAGCAGAACGAAGGCCGCAACGGCAGCGAAGGCCGGGGGCAGAGCCACGAAGGCCAGGGCCAGGGACAAGGGCAGGGCGAACAGCAGGGCGAAGGCGGCGAACAGCAGCAGGCCGATGGCCAGCAGGGTGAGCAGGGCGGCGATATGGCCGGCAATCTTGCCGACCGCCAGCAAGCCCTGCGCAACGAGTTGAACCGCCAGCAGCAGAACCTGCCCGGTGCGGGCACGCCCGAGGGCGATGCCGCACGCGAAGCGCTGGGCCGCGCGGGTGATGCGATGGATGGGGCCGAGGAAGCCCTCCGGCAGGACGACCTGCCCGAGGCGCTGGATCGTCAGGCCGAGGCGATGGAGGCCCTGCGCGAGGGCATGCGCAACCTTGGCGATGCCATGGCGCAGCAGCAACAGCAGCAGGGCGGCCAGCAGGGCGAGGCGATGGGCAATGCCCAGCCCAACAACCGCGATCCGCTGGGCCGCGACGCAGGCTCCATGGGCAACGTCGGCACCGACGAGGATCTGCTGCAGGGCGAGGATGTCTACCGCCGCGCCCGCGATCTGCTAGACGCGCTGCGTGAGAAATCCGGCGAACAGGAACGCCCGAGTTTCGAACTGGACTACTTCAAGCGGCTACTCGACCGCTTCTGATCCCCCGAGGCCCGAGAGCTTCTCTGTCAGGCTTGTCATCCAGCCGTTCAGCGCCACGCGGCTTTCGTTGACCAGATCCACATATTGCCCCATCGCCGCTTCGCTTTCCGGCACCGTTTGCACGATGGTGGGGGCGTAGGCATAGGCGCAGATCAGGATCACGATCACGAAAATCATCAGGCTGAAGCCGATGCGGAAGCCCCGGCGCTGCGCGCGCTCGGCCACTTCCGGCTCCACCATCGTGGGCTCCTGCGGGCTGCGCTCCGAGGTGGAGCGCAGGGAGGAGTTGATCTCCTCGATGTCGGGCAGCAGATCCTTGCGGGTGTCTTCGGTTTCGGGTTCGCTGGGCTCGATCCCGCGCAGCCGCGCGGTGCGTTCCTGCACCGGCGTCATCGGCTCCGCCGGTGTCGTTTCCGGCTCGCCGAGCCCCAGATCGCCCTGTGTTTCAAGGCCCGATTGCGCTTCGCGCTGGCGGGCGAGGCTTTCGCGCTCGGCCTCTTCCTTCAGGATGCCAAGGATGGATTCATCCAGCGCCCGCTGGCGCTGCGCCAGAACGGATTGCCCCACGGGCGCACCGGCCTCGGCGTATTCCTCGTCGACCGGTTCGTCTTCGTCGTCGTAGACGTCCTCATCCGCACCGTCATCGTCGTAGGCGCCGCCGTCATCGTCTTCATAGGACGCATCATCCTCAACGTCGCCCTCATCGAACTCCGCCTCTTCCGGCGCATCGGCCTCCGCGTCGTCCGGGGCCACGTCTTCCTGAACGTCGTCCTCGGTGTCCGGCGTGGGGTCCATCGCGGGGCTCAGCCCCTCTTCGGCCAGTTCCTCGCTCAGCGCCGCGTCCAGATGGGCGGGGCGCTGGAACCACGTGTGGCCGCAATTGGAGCACTGCACATCCCGACCGTCGTCGGGAATGACCGCGTCATCCACTTCATATTGCGCATCGCAATTTGGGCAAATCAGCCGCATCGTGCCCCCAGTTCCCGCCGCGCGGGATTGTTTTTTCTCGTTGGCCCCTAATTTCGCCAATCCTATCAAAAGGGTGCGCGAATTCAAAGGATTTGCGCAGGCTTCCATTGAAACCGGGCGCGGGCTTCGGCAAAAGTGACGCACAACCGACGGAGTGAAGACGCGTGATAGACCTGCAAGGGGTGGCCTACAGTTACAGCGGGCGGGAGCTGTTTTCCAACGTGTCCCTCTCGATCACGCCGGGATCGTTCCACTTCCTCACCGGCCCCTCCGGCGCGGGCAAAACCACGCTGCTGAAGCTGTGCTACCTTGAGCTGATGGCCACCTCCGGCAAGGTCAAGGTGTTCGGGCGCGATGCCGGCCAGATGAGCCGGGACGACATCGCCCGCAGCCGGGGCCGCATCGGTGTGGTGCATCAGGATTGCCAGTTCCTCGACCATCTGCCGGTGCTGGAGAACGTCGCCCTGCCGCTGACCGTTTCTGGCAAGGATCCCGAGAAGGCGCGGGAGGATCTGACATCGCTTCTGGCTTGGGTCGGGCTGACCCATCAGGCCGATCGTCGCCCGCCGGAGCTTTCGGGCGGCGAACGCCAGCGCGCAGCACTCGCCCGTGCCGTGATCAACGCGCCCGACGTGATCCTTGCCGATGAGCCCACGGGCAACGTCGATTGGGAGATGAGCCAGCGGTTGCTGTCGCTTCTGGTGGAGCTGAACCGCATGGGCACCGCGATCATCGTGGCCACCCACGACATGAACCTGATCCGCGCCGCCAAGGCGCAGGTGAACACGCGCACGCTGCGGATCTCGGAGCGCAGGCTTGTATCAGCGGGGGCAGACCTGTGAGCGAACGTGTGACCATCGCCAGCTTCCGTGGCTTCCTGCTGGGGGATGCGCAGGCAGACCGCGCCGTGCCGCCGACCGGCTTCACAGCCAGCCTCACCGTTTTTGCGGCCGCCGCCATGAGCTTTCTGGCCGTCTTCGCGCTGGCGCTTTCGCTCACCACCGAACGCATCGCGGAACGCTGGAGCGCGGAGCTCGCGCGCACGGCGACGGTGCGGATCTCGGCCCCGGAAGGCCAGTTGCAGGCTCAGACAGAAGCCGCGCTTCAGGTGTTGCGCACCACGCCCGGCGTGGCCGAGGCGCGGGTGCTCTCCACGGCAGAACAGCAGGCGCTGCTCACCCCGTGGTTCGGCCCGGATCTGCCCATCGACAGCCTGCCGCTGCCGCAGCTGATCGAGATCGAGGAAGGCGGCGAGGGGCTGGACGCGGAGGGCCTGCGCCTGCGGCTCTCCGCCGAAGTGCCCGGCGCGGTGCTGGACGACCACGCCCGCTGGCGCGCGCCGCTGGTGCAGGCGGCGGACCGTCTGCGCGCCTTGGGGCTGTTCTCGCTCGCGCTGATCGGGGCAACGACGGCGGTGATGATCACGCTGGCCGCCAATGCCGCGCTGTCGGCCAATGCGCAGGTGATTGGCGTACTGCGCCTTGTCGGCGCGCGGGATGTCTATATTGCCCGCGCTTTCGTGCGCCGTTTCACCCTGCGCGCGCTCTTTGGCGCGGCCATCGGCACGGCTCTGGCGGCCATAGCGGTGGCCTTCCTGCCCCGCGACGCCACCCGCGACGGCTTTCTCACCGGCCTCGGCTTTGAAGGGCTGGAGTGGGCCTGGCCGCTCGCTATTCCCTTCCTTGCGGCCTTCGTGGCCTTCTGGGCTACCCGCACCGCCGCCTTCCGCACCCTTAAGGAGCTGACCTGATGGCCTATGCCTGGCGCTGGCTGCGCTCGCTTCTCTTCTCGATCCAGATCTACGTGATGATGTTCCTCATGGCGCTCTTCTTCACGCCCATGGCGATCTGGAAGCGTGACTGGGCCTTCCACGGCATCCACACGTGGTGCCGCTATGTGCGCTGGTCTGCCGATTGGATGCTGGGGCTGAAAAGCGAGGTGCGGGGCGAGATCCCGACAGACGAGGTGCTGATCGCGTCGAAACACCAGAGCTTCTTTGACATCATCCTGATCGTCAGCGAAACGCCGCGCCCGAAGTTCATCATGAAGAAACAGCTGAAATGGGCCCCCATCGTCGGCTACTACGCCATGCGCATCGGCTGCGTGCCGGTGGATCGCGGCAAGCGCGGGCAGGCGATTTCCAAGATGGTGGAAGATGTGAAATCCGGCCGCCAGCAGCCGGGCCAGTTGATCATCTACCCGCAGGGCACCCGCGTCGCCCCCGGCGCGATGCTGCCCTACAAGGTCGGCCCCGCCGTGCTCTACAGCCAGACCGGGCAGGATTGCGTCCCGGCGGCCACCAACGTGGGCGTCTTCTGGCCGCGCCACGGCGTCTACCGCAAGCCTGGCCTTGCGGTGGTGGAGTTCCTTCCCCGCATCAAGGCGGGCCTGAGCCGAGAGGCCTTCATGGAAAAGCTCGAAGCCGAGGTGGAGGGCCGTTCGGACGCGCTGATGGCGGAAGCCGGGTTCACGAAAGCCGATTGATCTGAGAGGAGCAGCCGATGGCGCGGATCGAGACGTTGGAGGCGCTTGAGGCGCTCTATGGGACGCCCGGCGAAGCCAGCCTCGTGAAGGTCGCCCGCCGGATGACTCCGGGCTACCGCGCCTTCATCGCGCAAAGCCGTTTCTGCACGCTCACCACCGTCGGCCCGGAGGGCACCGATTGCTCTCCGCGCGGCGATGATGGCCCGGTTGTCACCGAACTGGATCCCGGCACGCTGGCGATGCCCGATTGGCGCGGCAACAACCGGATGGATTCCTTGCGCAATATCGTGCGGGACGGGCGGGTGTCGCTCAGCTTCTTCGTGGCGGGCGCCACCATGGTGGTGCGGGTGAACGGCAGCGCTCACGTCAGCACCGATGCGGATTTGCTGGCGCGCTTCTCTGATCGGGGGCGGCAGCCGCGCAGCGTGATCGTGATTGCCATCGGCGAGGTGTATTTCCAATGCGCCCGCGCCCTGATGCGCGCGCAGCTCTGGCAGGGCATCCCCGCACCGGAGGGCCTGCCAAGCGCGGGCGATCTGCTTTCGGAAATGACGGAAGGCCGTTTTGACGGCGCGTCCTACGATCAGGAATGGCCCGCGCGGGCCGAAAAGACGCTCTGGTAAGGGCTCAAACGGGCAGCGCGGTCGTTTTGAACACGGTTCGCAGCGCGAAGGAGGAATGCATCTGCGCTACGCCGGGCAGGCGGGCCAGATGGCGGCGGTGGATCAGCGCGAAATCCTCGGTGTCCTCGGCAACGACCTTGAGCAGGTAATCGGCGGTGCCCGCCATCAGGTGGCACTCCAGCACATCCGGGATCTTCGCCACTTCGCGCTCAAACGCCTCCAGCACCTCGTCCGCCTGCCCGGACAGCGTGATCTCCACGAACACCGTCGTGGGCCGCCCCAGCTTGCGGCTGTCCAACAGAGCGACGTAATCCTTGATGTAGCCCTCGGACTCCAGCCGCTGCACCCGCCGGTGACAGGCTGAAGCAGAGAGATTGATCCGCTCCGCCAGATCCGCGTTGGAGATCCGCCCGGCCTTCTGCAGCACGGTCAGGATTCGACGATCTATGCTGTCCAAAGCCATAAGCGTGCAAGTTCCTCTCACCGTTTGACAGAAACCTCGCGGCTTCTTGCGTGATTTTGGAAAAACGAGGCAGGAATTTCAAGCCAATTGCGCGCGGCTTGGCAGATACTCCTTTTCAATACGGGAAGGGAGAGAGCCCATGAAAATCGGATGCCCCAAGGAAATCAAGCCACAGGAGTTCCGCGTCGGCCTGACACCGGCCGCCGCGCGGGAAGCCATTGCCCACGGCCACAGCGTGATCGTCGAAACCAATGCCGGCGCGGGGGCCGGCTTTACGGATACGGATTACATCGCCGCCGGCGCGCAAATCCTCGGCACCGCAGCCGAGATCTTTGCCGCCGCCGACATGATCGTGAAGGTGA
The sequence above is drawn from the Pseudoruegeria sp. SHC-113 genome and encodes:
- a CDS encoding cell division protein FtsX, with the protein product MSERVTIASFRGFLLGDAQADRAVPPTGFTASLTVFAAAAMSFLAVFALALSLTTERIAERWSAELARTATVRISAPEGQLQAQTEAALQVLRTTPGVAEARVLSTAEQQALLTPWFGPDLPIDSLPLPQLIEIEEGGEGLDAEGLRLRLSAEVPGAVLDDHARWRAPLVQAADRLRALGLFSLALIGATTAVMITLAANAALSANAQVIGVLRLVGARDVYIARAFVRRFTLRALFGAAIGTALAAIAVAFLPRDATRDGFLTGLGFEGLEWAWPLAIPFLAAFVAFWATRTAAFRTLKELT
- a CDS encoding zinc-ribbon domain-containing protein → MRLICPNCDAQYEVDDAVIPDDGRDVQCSNCGHTWFQRPAHLDAALSEELAEEGLSPAMDPTPDTEDDVQEDVAPDDAEADAPEEAEFDEGDVEDDASYEDDDGGAYDDDGADEDVYDDEDEPVDEEYAEAGAPVGQSVLAQRQRALDESILGILKEEAERESLARQREAQSGLETQGDLGLGEPETTPAEPMTPVQERTARLRGIEPSEPETEDTRKDLLPDIEEINSSLRSTSERSPQEPTMVEPEVAERAQRRGFRIGFSLMIFVIVILICAYAYAPTIVQTVPESEAAMGQYVDLVNESRVALNGWMTSLTEKLSGLGGSEAVE
- a CDS encoding TIGR02302 family protein; the protein is MANQSEGITRALKGIGWPLRLTRWGMVAERLTRAFWPLWSLLFAGAGALLLGLHEALPLELLWIISFCWLVALVLFTARGLRRFHWPTLPEAEARLDASLPGRPLAALKDTQAIGAGDAASEAVWQAHVARMAAKLEGAKAAEPDLRMASRDPYALRYVALLVLLTGLLFGSFLKVASVGEMAPGAGGDGLAAAGPSWEGWIEPPRYTGLPSLYLNDLPEGEIVIPQGSTVTLRLYGEVGALTVAETISGRTEIAEGAAEPAQSFTVTASGALRIDGEGGAQWDVTMTPDTPPRVEVSGLPEDTLGGELRQPFIAEDDYGVVAGRAVIALDMAALDRRYGLSAAPEPREDILLDLPLTISGDRAGFEETLVDTFAEHPWAGLPVTLTLEVDDALGQTGQSEAAQMALPGRRFFDPMAAALIEQRRDLLWTRENAPRVVQLLKAVTYKPEGLFAREADYLKLRVMMRRLETATEAGLTVEERDDFAQVLWDLAVQIEDGDLSDALERLRRAQDRLSQAMRDGATDQEIAELMQELREAMQDYMRQLAEQAQEGGEQQQAENGQSQEITGDQLQDMLDQIQELMEQGRMAEAQQLLDQLRQMMENMQVTQGGQGQQSPGQEAMEGLADTLRQQQGLSDEAFRDLQEQFNPNAQAGQSQQNEGRNGSEGRGQSHEGQGQGQGQGEQQGEGGEQQQADGQQGEQGGDMAGNLADRQQALRNELNRQQQNLPGAGTPEGDAAREALGRAGDAMDGAEEALRQDDLPEALDRQAEAMEALREGMRNLGDAMAQQQQQQGGQQGEAMGNAQPNNRDPLGRDAGSMGNVGTDEDLLQGEDVYRRARDLLDALREKSGEQERPSFELDYFKRLLDRF
- a CDS encoding pyridoxamine 5'-phosphate oxidase family protein, with protein sequence MARIETLEALEALYGTPGEASLVKVARRMTPGYRAFIAQSRFCTLTTVGPEGTDCSPRGDDGPVVTELDPGTLAMPDWRGNNRMDSLRNIVRDGRVSLSFFVAGATMVVRVNGSAHVSTDADLLARFSDRGRQPRSVIVIAIGEVYFQCARALMRAQLWQGIPAPEGLPSAGDLLSEMTEGRFDGASYDQEWPARAEKTLW
- a CDS encoding cell division ATP-binding protein FtsE — protein: MIDLQGVAYSYSGRELFSNVSLSITPGSFHFLTGPSGAGKTTLLKLCYLELMATSGKVKVFGRDAGQMSRDDIARSRGRIGVVHQDCQFLDHLPVLENVALPLTVSGKDPEKAREDLTSLLAWVGLTHQADRRPPELSGGERQRAALARAVINAPDVILADEPTGNVDWEMSQRLLSLLVELNRMGTAIIVATHDMNLIRAAKAQVNTRTLRISERRLVSAGADL
- a CDS encoding lysophospholipid acyltransferase family protein, which produces MAYAWRWLRSLLFSIQIYVMMFLMALFFTPMAIWKRDWAFHGIHTWCRYVRWSADWMLGLKSEVRGEIPTDEVLIASKHQSFFDIILIVSETPRPKFIMKKQLKWAPIVGYYAMRIGCVPVDRGKRGQAISKMVEDVKSGRQQPGQLIIYPQGTRVAPGAMLPYKVGPAVLYSQTGQDCVPAATNVGVFWPRHGVYRKPGLAVVEFLPRIKAGLSREAFMEKLEAEVEGRSDALMAEAGFTKAD
- a CDS encoding Lrp/AsnC family transcriptional regulator is translated as MALDSIDRRILTVLQKAGRISNADLAERINLSASACHRRVQRLESEGYIKDYVALLDSRKLGRPTTVFVEITLSGQADEVLEAFEREVAKIPDVLECHLMAGTADYLLKVVAEDTEDFALIHRRHLARLPGVAQMHSSFALRTVFKTTALPV